One Campylobacter sputorum genomic window, ATATTTTTTTATATCCTTTTATGATTACACCAATTTTTATAGAAGATAATGAAAATATAGAAGCTATAAATTACGCACAAGAAAATTCTAAACCTATACTTATAACTACAACAAAGCCTCAAAATGATGGTAGTAGAGATTTTGATGATATTTTTGATTGCGGTGTTATAGGAAATATCATGAGACGCTCCACTATTCCTGATGGAAGAGTAAAAATACTTTTTCAAGGTATTCAAAAAGGTCGCATAATCAAACAAATACAAAAAATACCATTGATAGCTGAAGTTGATGCTATAGAAGAGATTTTACCTGAGCCAAATAAGGTTGAGGCACTTATGAATACACTTATAGAAAAAGTAAAAACGCTAAACAAATTTATAAGTTACTTTCCGCCAGAACTTCTTAAAGCTATAGAAGAAAATATAGACCCCATAAGAATTTGCGACCTTATATCAAGCTCTCTTAGATTAAAAAAAGATTTAGCTTATGAGTTTTTTATAGAAACAAAATTTGAAAAAAAAGCTTTAAGACTGATTGATTATATAACAGAAGAGATAAAATCTCATAAAATAGAAAAAGATATAAAAAGCAAGGTTCATTCTCGTATAGAAAAAGTAAATAAAGAGTATTTTTTAAAAGAACAACTAAAACAAATTCAAGAAGAATTAGGCACAGATAATAGCAAAGAAGAAGAAATTCAAGAATACAAGAAAAAATTAGAAACTAAAAAGAAATTTATATCAACTGAGGCTTATAAAGAGATAAAAAAACAAATAGATAAGCTATCTCGCCTTCACCCAGATTCAGCTGATGCTGGAATGGTACAAAGCTACCTTGACTGGACACTTGAAGTGCCTTTTGAAAAAATCTCAAAACAAAAATCTAGCATAGCACAAGTCTCAAAACAGCTAAATAAAGATCACTACTCTTTAAAAAAACCAAAAGAAAGGATAGAAGAGTATTTCGCTTTAAGAGAGCTGATAGAAAAAAGAAAAAGTGACAATAAATTAAATAACGGCGCCATAATATGCTTTGCAGGACCCCCTGGCGTTGGTAAAACCAGTCTTGCAAATTCAATAGCAAAAGCATTAAAAAGAGAACTTATACGCGTAGCTCTTGGTGGATTAGAAGATGTAAATGAGCTTAGAGGGCATAGAAGAACTTACATTGGCGCAATGCCTGGTAGGATAGTTCAAGGTTTCATAGAAGCAAAACAGATGAATCCTGTAATGGTTTTAGATGAGATAGACAAGATAGGAAACGGACATAGGGGCGATCCAAGTGCTGTGATGCTTGAAATTTTAGATCCTGAGCAAAATTCTAAATTTAGAGACTATTATCTAAATTTTGACATAGATCTTAGCAAAATTATATTTATAGCAACAGCAAATGATGTGAGCATGATACCGCCAGCCCTTAGAGATAGAATGGAGTTTATTTTTCTTAGCTCCTATACACCGCAAGAAAAATTTGAAATAGCTAAAAAATACTTAATACCACAAGAAATACAAAAACACGCCCTAAGCACAAAAGAGATAATTTTTCAAAATGACGCGATAGAACTTATCATAAGTGAATACACAAGAGAGAGCGGTGTTAGAAATTTAAGGAGAAAAATAGCAGATATTCTAAGAAAAGTAGCCAAAAATATAGTTTTAAGCGACAATGAGATTAAAAAAACAACCATAACAAAAGCAAAAGTTAAAGAGTATTTAGAAAAGAAAATTTTTGAAATAGATGAGATTAAAAGAGCCCCGCAAGTTGGCATAGTAAATGGTCTTGCTTGGACTAGTGTTGGCGGGGATGTGCTTAAAATAGAAGCGATAAAAATACGCGGCAAAGGACTACTTCAATTAACTGGGCAACTTGGCGATGTTATGAAAGAATCGGCTCAAATTGCATATAGTGTTGTAAAAGTTTTAATAGATGAAAAATATCTAAAAGTCCCAAAAACCCTTATTCCAAAAACACAAGATGAAAAAAATGATGATGAAATTTACCACAAATATGACCTTCATCTACATGTCCCAGAAGGTGCAACTCCAAAAGATGGTCCGAGTGCTGGAATAACTATAGCCACAGCAATTGCTTCTATTTTTACAAACCAAAAAATAAGATCAGATGTTGCAATGACAGGTGAAATAACATTAAGCGGCGATGTATTGCCAATAGGCGGTTTAAAAGAAAAATTAATTGCAGCCCATAAAGCTGGTGTAAAATTGGCTCTAATTCCTCAAAAAAATTACGATAGAGACTTGGATGAAATACCAGATGAAGTTAAAAAAGCTATAGATATACAACCAGTTAAACATATAAGAGATGTATTAAAATACGCTTTTACAAAGTAATAAATTTGACCTTTTTCAAGGTTAAATTTATGCTAAATTGCAAAAAAATATAAAAATTTAGTATAATTAAACAAATTTTAATAAATACAAAGATATAATTATAATTCTTTTTCGTGGTTAGATAGCTCAGTCGGTAGAGCAGCAGACTGAAAATCTGCGTGTCGGCAGTTCGATTCTGCCTCTGACCACCATTTATCATCTCCATACAAATCAAATATTTTATATCAAGCAATTATAAATAAAAGCACATAATAAAGCAAGTTTTTTGTCAAATAAGATATTTACAAAATTACACATTTTCTAAATTTATTCTTTAATTAAAAAACTACTTTTATTTATATATTTATAAGCTAGCCAATACATCATTATTTACTATGAAAATACCAAAAAGACTTATAAATTAGAGTCTAAATACTTTAACTATTTTTACATATAAAATAATTTTACTTTATAAAATACAATAAAACGATAGCTTTAAATAATATAAAATTAAGAAAAAACAATGTATATTACTATGCGTATATTTTTTATTATTTTATTATAAATAATAAATTTAATATTTAAATAAACTTTAAAAATACTTTATGTAAGTTATATGTTAATTAGGAAAGAAATGAAAACACTCACAAAAAAATCTCGCACCATAAAACTATTAACTAATTTGGCTTTTTGGGTTGTATTTGGGATAATTGCTGGTATATTGCTTGGTATAATAAATCCCCCGCTCGCAGAATCACACATAGTAAAACAAGGCGCAGTAATATTTATCAAAGTACTTAAAATGATGATAGGTCCTATAATTTTTCTAACCATAGTCTCTGGTATAGCTGGGCTTCATAGCCTAAAAGAGCTTGGTTCGATTGGGCTAAAGGCCTTCATATACTTTGAAGTTGTTTCAACTCTTGCCCTTGCGATCGGTATAGTTGTTCCAAAAATTTTACAACCAGGGTCTGGAATGAATTTAAAGATAGAAAATTTAGATACCAAGGGTGTTGATAAATTTATAACTCAATCAAAAAATATTGCCTTAGATCCAAATGCAAGCCCAATAGAAAATATGTTTAATGAAATTTGGCACATTTTAAAAGGTGCTGTACCATCTGATCCAATTACGCCTTTTATTACCGGAAATACCATTCAAGTGTTATTTATGGCTATTGTAACTGCGTTTATTATATCATTTTTATCACATAAGCACAAAGATATTATCATGAAACCAATTACCAGTTTGCAGCACATTGTGCTTAAAATTCTAAGCATTTTTATGTGGTTTAGTCCTATTGCTGCATTTTCGGCAATGGCTTATCTAATTGGTCATTTTGGATTAAATACACTATGGGGCATGATAAACTTGCTTCTTGTTATGCTATTTTCTTGTTGTTTATTTATTTTTGGAATACTTGGCATCATTTGTTACTTTGCAAAAGTTAATATATTTAAATTTATGCGTTTTATCTCAAAAGAAGTTCTTATAGTTTTTGCCACAAGCTCAAGTGAAACCGCACTTGCTCCACTTATGCAAAAACTAGAAAAAGCAGGTATTCAAAGAGGCTCTGTCGGATTAATAATACCAACTGGCTACTCATTTAATCTAGATTGTACAAATATATATTTAGCCATGAGTGTTATTTTTCTTGCACAAGCTTTTAATATTGATTTATCATTTATGCATTTACTTATGACACTGCTTATTTTGATGATTACAAGCAAAGGCGCAGTAGGTGTTACTGGTTCAGGGTTTATTATCTTAGCAGGAACACTTTCTGCACTAGACATAATACCAGTAGCAACAGTTGCTGTTTTACTTGGAGTTGATAAATTTATGAGTGAAATGCGTGCTGTTGGAAATCTATGCGGTAATGCCGTTGGCTGTTTAATTGTTTCAATATGGGATAAAAAAGTTGATTTAACTAAATTTAGATATGCTCTAGATCATCCAAAAGAATTTTAATTTGATATCAACAAAAAGCGTTATGCAAGTAGCTATTTAAAATACCATTATAAAAATACAAAATGATTGTTTAAATATTTTTTAGATATAATGTCAAGATTAAATAAAAAATTTAAGGAATTATGATGGCCGAAGAAGAAAAAGAAGAGAAAAAAGAAAAAAAAGGCGGTAGCAAAAAAGTAATTTTAATAATCGTAATAGCATTATCTTTTATAATTTTACTTGTATTAGGAGTTATTGTCGGACTTATGCTATCTTCTCATCCAGAACAAGAAGTAGCAGTTGAAACAAAATCCGATTCACACAAAACACAACCGGTACCAAAACCAAATACATCTGTAAGATACAGCGATTTTATGAATATTGGCGTAATGTATCCAATGGATCAATTTGTTGTAAATTTGCTAAGTGAAAGCGGTTCTAGATACCTAAAAACTTCAATAGATTTTGAACTTAGCATAGAAACTTTAACACCAGAAATGGATAAGAAAAAATCCATAATAAGAGACATTGTTATACGCTCACTTTCATCTAAAACCATCGAAGAAATCAGCACAACAAAAGGTAAAGAGCGATTAAAAGATGAAATAGTTGGGAAAATAAATGAAATTTTAACAGATGGCTATATAAAAAATGTATATTTCACGGATTTTATCATCCAATGATAGGAATAGATATCATTGCCATAAAAAGGATATCTGATTTAAAACTAAAATATGGTGATAAGTTTTTATATAAATTCTTAAATAAAGATGAGATAAACATAGCAAAAAGCGAAGCTACAATGGCTGGCTTTTTTGCCGCAAAAGAAGCT contains:
- a CDS encoding cation:dicarboxylate symporter family transporter, whose translation is MKTLTKKSRTIKLLTNLAFWVVFGIIAGILLGIINPPLAESHIVKQGAVIFIKVLKMMIGPIIFLTIVSGIAGLHSLKELGSIGLKAFIYFEVVSTLALAIGIVVPKILQPGSGMNLKIENLDTKGVDKFITQSKNIALDPNASPIENMFNEIWHILKGAVPSDPITPFITGNTIQVLFMAIVTAFIISFLSHKHKDIIMKPITSLQHIVLKILSIFMWFSPIAAFSAMAYLIGHFGLNTLWGMINLLLVMLFSCCLFIFGILGIICYFAKVNIFKFMRFISKEVLIVFATSSSETALAPLMQKLEKAGIQRGSVGLIIPTGYSFNLDCTNIYLAMSVIFLAQAFNIDLSFMHLLMTLLILMITSKGAVGVTGSGFIILAGTLSALDIIPVATVAVLLGVDKFMSEMRAVGNLCGNAVGCLIVSIWDKKVDLTKFRYALDHPKEF
- the lon gene encoding endopeptidase La; this encodes MISKIESLPMQISVLVEDNIFLYPFMITPIFIEDNENIEAINYAQENSKPILITTTKPQNDGSRDFDDIFDCGVIGNIMRRSTIPDGRVKILFQGIQKGRIIKQIQKIPLIAEVDAIEEILPEPNKVEALMNTLIEKVKTLNKFISYFPPELLKAIEENIDPIRICDLISSSLRLKKDLAYEFFIETKFEKKALRLIDYITEEIKSHKIEKDIKSKVHSRIEKVNKEYFLKEQLKQIQEELGTDNSKEEEIQEYKKKLETKKKFISTEAYKEIKKQIDKLSRLHPDSADAGMVQSYLDWTLEVPFEKISKQKSSIAQVSKQLNKDHYSLKKPKERIEEYFALRELIEKRKSDNKLNNGAIICFAGPPGVGKTSLANSIAKALKRELIRVALGGLEDVNELRGHRRTYIGAMPGRIVQGFIEAKQMNPVMVLDEIDKIGNGHRGDPSAVMLEILDPEQNSKFRDYYLNFDIDLSKIIFIATANDVSMIPPALRDRMEFIFLSSYTPQEKFEIAKKYLIPQEIQKHALSTKEIIFQNDAIELIISEYTRESGVRNLRRKIADILRKVAKNIVLSDNEIKKTTITKAKVKEYLEKKIFEIDEIKRAPQVGIVNGLAWTSVGGDVLKIEAIKIRGKGLLQLTGQLGDVMKESAQIAYSVVKVLIDEKYLKVPKTLIPKTQDEKNDDEIYHKYDLHLHVPEGATPKDGPSAGITIATAIASIFTNQKIRSDVAMTGEITLSGDVLPIGGLKEKLIAAHKAGVKLALIPQKNYDRDLDEIPDEVKKAIDIQPVKHIRDVLKYAFTK
- the fliL gene encoding flagellar basal body-associated protein FliL, with the translated sequence MMAEEEKEEKKEKKGGSKKVILIIVIALSFIILLVLGVIVGLMLSSHPEQEVAVETKSDSHKTQPVPKPNTSVRYSDFMNIGVMYPMDQFVVNLLSESGSRYLKTSIDFELSIETLTPEMDKKKSIIRDIVIRSLSSKTIEEISTTKGKERLKDEIVGKINEILTDGYIKNVYFTDFIIQ